In one Parambassis ranga chromosome 6, fParRan2.1, whole genome shotgun sequence genomic region, the following are encoded:
- the ttc38 gene encoding tetratricopeptide repeat protein 38, whose protein sequence is MNVLSYRDCEAWRAEGLTLSTSSNEACKLYDAILTQYVKWRNDETLGGFEGCISAIQAADPNFVMGHVISAGLELVATTSSTRLDERLASAVKRTTELANVQDITPRERLHVKAIELFSHGNFPKACETWEDILLDHPTDMLALKFSHDAYFYMGAQTPMRDSVARVLPYWKPHMPLSSYLKGLYSFGLLETRFYDQAEKVAMEGLALTPDDAWSVHSVAHVYEMKAEVDKGLKFMEGREKDWQVSDVLASHNYWHWALYFIEKGQYEAALQIYDAQVFRRCKASGSMLDIVDACSLLCRLEMEGVCVKDRWRELFQVTQPHTDDHVTLFNDLHFLMVSLGAKESSTTQRLLEGLQELAKEPGDNQQHQIAGPLGIPVCQAMMEYNQGNYNQAVELLYPLRYSVVDIGGSDAQRDVFNQLLIHAAMNSENKHHQKLGRCLLVERDAVRPNSPLTHRLMQRARALHV, encoded by the exons ATGAACGTTTTAAGCTACAGGGACTGTGAG GCATGGAGGGCAGAGGGGCTCACACTGTCCACCAGCAGTAATGAAGCTTGCAAACTGTATGATGCCATACTTACGCAG TATGTGAAATGGAGGAATGATGAAACATTGGGAGGATTTGAAGGATGCATCTCTGCTATCCAGGCAGCTGACCCAAACTTTG ttATGGGTCATGTGATTAGCGCAGGACTGGAGCTGGTGGCGACTACAAGCAGCACTCGGCTGGATGAGCGTCTGGCCAGTGCTGTGAAGCGAACGACGGAGCTTGCCAACGTCCAGGACATCACTCCCAGAGAGAGGCTGCATGTCAAAGCTATTGAGCTGTTCTCACATGG AAATTTTCCAAAAGCCTGTGAAACGTGGGAAGACATTCTGCTTGATCATCCCACTGATATGTTGGCCCTCAAGTTTTCCCACGATGCTTACTTTTACATGGGAGCCCAAACTCCGATGAGGGACTCTGTGGCCAGAGTGCTTCCCTACTGGAAACCACATATGCCTTTATCCAG CTACCTGAAAGGACTTTATTCCTTTGGCCTCCTTGAGACTCGTTTCTATGACCAGGCTGAGAAAGTGGCCATGGAG GGCCTTGCTCTGACTCCAGATGATGCCTGGTCTGTCCACTCTGTAGCCCATGTTTATGAGATGAAGGCAGAGGTGGACAAAGGCCTGAAGTTCATGGAAGGTAGAGAGAAAGACTGGCAG GTATCTGATGTGCTGGCCAGTCATAACTATTGGCATTGGGCTCTATACTTCATCGAGAAG GGGCAATatgaagctgctctgcaaaTATATGATGCTCAG GTATTCAGACGCTGTAAAGCCTCAGGATCCATGTTGGACATTGTAGATGCCTGTTCACTGCTTTGCAGACTGGAAATGGAGG gtgtgtgtgtgaaggaccGTTGGCGGGAGCTGTTCCAGGTAACGCAGCCTCACACGGACGATCATGTGACCTTGTTTAATGACCTGCACTTCCTCATGGTGTCGCTGGGAGCTAAAGAGAGCAGTACTACTCAGCGTCTGCTGGAGGGCCTCCAGGAATTGGCTAA GGAACCAGGGGACAATCAACAACACCAGATTGCAGGACCTTTAGGCATACCAGTGTGTCAGGCCATGATGGAGTACAACCAGGGCAACTACAATCAAGCTGTGGAACTATTATACCCTTTACGCTACAGCGTGGTAGACATAGGAGGCAGTGATGCACAG AGGGATGTGTTTAATCAACTGCTCATCCATGCAGCCATGAATTCAGAGAATAAGCACCACCAGAAACTGGGAAG ATGTCTGCTGGTGGAGCGTGACGCTGTGAGGCCAAACTCCCCTCTGACCCATCGTCTGATGCAGAGAGCTCGTGCTCTTCATGTCTAG